From the Hymenobacter yonginensis genome, one window contains:
- a CDS encoding murein L,D-transpeptidase catalytic domain family protein, translated as MENQSVVRRQRLKRRARRVARRVLPFVAALFMATPLAGPVMGSGNKVKAQGMEAKLPSAKNLQTAFFNQRLHDLYRDLNVESQGLRYNVFEKAMTGYLNLQHNGQLSDDKQLLTVVDFELPSTEKRLWVLDLEAKQVKFHTLVAHGHNSGENMATNFSNENESNMSSLGFYVTEGEYIGKHGRSLKLQGLDEGYNTNALARSVVMHGADYVSEDFIRQYGRLGRSLGCPALPMDQKDEIIEAVNGGTCLFLNGPDQSYSSKYLNEDVAMNTLLSANS; from the coding sequence ATGGAAAATCAGAGTGTAGTTCGTCGTCAGCGGCTGAAGCGCCGGGCCCGCCGGGTGGCGCGCCGGGTACTCCCGTTCGTAGCTGCCCTGTTCATGGCTACTCCGCTGGCTGGCCCGGTAATGGGCAGCGGCAATAAGGTAAAAGCTCAGGGGATGGAAGCGAAGCTGCCATCAGCCAAAAACCTGCAGACCGCTTTCTTCAACCAGCGCCTGCACGACCTGTACCGCGACTTGAATGTGGAAAGCCAGGGTCTGCGCTACAACGTGTTCGAGAAAGCCATGACCGGCTACCTTAACCTGCAGCACAACGGCCAGCTCTCCGACGATAAGCAGCTGCTGACGGTAGTGGATTTCGAGCTGCCTAGCACTGAAAAGCGCCTCTGGGTGCTTGATCTGGAAGCTAAACAGGTGAAATTCCACACGCTGGTAGCGCACGGCCACAACTCCGGCGAAAACATGGCGACCAACTTCTCCAACGAGAACGAGTCGAACATGAGCAGCCTAGGCTTCTACGTGACCGAAGGCGAGTACATCGGCAAGCACGGCCGCAGCCTCAAGCTGCAGGGCCTCGATGAAGGCTACAACACAAACGCCCTGGCCCGCTCCGTGGTCATGCACGGCGCCGACTACGTGAGCGAAGACTTCATCCGGCAATATGGCCGCCTAGGCCGCAGCCTCGGCTGCCCCGCCCTGCCCATGGACCAGAAAGACGAAATCATCGAGGCCGTCAACGGCGGTACCTGCCTGTTCCTCAACGGCCCCGACCAGTCGTACTCTTCGAAATACCTGAACGAAGACGTGGCGATGAACACGCTGCTGTCGGCCAATAGCTAA
- the dapF gene encoding diaminopimelate epimerase produces MSTTLHFHKYQGTGNDFVMLDDRAETFDAADHALVRHLCDRRRGIGADGLILLRNHPEYDFEMVYFNADGHLGSMCGNGGRCTVAFARQLGVIETETHFLAADGPHEARIDADGTVHLRMQDVAGQQPLEGLGVFLDTGSPHVVRLQAAGTLAELNVFAEGRAIRYGELFHEKGTNINFVEAPAAPGQPWQVRTYERGVEDETLSCGTGVTAVALAASQHGATSPVHLRTPGGDLRVEFQTQPDGSFQHVYLIGPATRVFEGKIDVA; encoded by the coding sequence ATGAGCACCACGCTGCACTTCCACAAATACCAGGGCACCGGCAACGACTTCGTGATGCTGGACGACCGCGCCGAGACCTTCGATGCCGCCGACCACGCGCTGGTGCGCCACCTCTGCGACCGGCGCCGCGGCATTGGCGCCGACGGCCTGATTCTGCTGCGCAACCACCCGGAGTACGATTTCGAGATGGTGTATTTCAACGCCGACGGCCACCTGGGCTCGATGTGCGGCAACGGCGGGCGCTGCACCGTGGCCTTTGCCCGGCAGCTGGGCGTCATCGAAACCGAGACCCACTTCCTGGCCGCCGACGGCCCCCACGAGGCCCGCATCGACGCCGACGGCACTGTGCACCTGCGGATGCAGGACGTGGCCGGGCAGCAGCCGCTGGAAGGGCTGGGCGTGTTCCTCGATACCGGCTCGCCGCACGTGGTGCGCCTGCAGGCGGCTGGCACGCTGGCCGAGCTGAACGTGTTTGCCGAAGGCCGCGCCATCCGCTACGGCGAGCTGTTCCATGAGAAAGGCACTAACATCAACTTCGTGGAGGCGCCCGCCGCGCCCGGCCAGCCCTGGCAGGTGCGCACCTACGAGCGGGGCGTGGAAGACGAAACTCTGAGCTGCGGCACCGGCGTCACGGCCGTGGCGCTGGCCGCCTCGCAGCACGGCGCCACCAGCCCCGTGCACCTGCGCACCCCCGGCGGCGACCTGCGCGTAGAGTTCCAAACCCAGCCCGACGGCTCGTTCCAGCACGTCTACCTCATCGGCCCCGCCACACGGGTGTTTGAGGGGAAAATAGATGTAGCATAG
- a CDS encoding GNAT family N-acetyltransferase — protein sequence MLRSDLVFLRPLEADDLDFLYALENDPAVWSVSDTLAPVSRYTLRQYLDSAAADFHEVRQLRLVLCATATGAAVGTVDIFGFEPLHQRAGVGIVVLAAHRRQGYAQAALQLLPPYARQVLRLHQLHCTIAADNTASLALFAAAGFHTVGTRQQWLRRADGWHDAVEMQLLL from the coding sequence ATGCTCCGTTCCGACCTCGTATTCCTGCGCCCCCTCGAAGCCGACGACCTCGACTTCCTGTACGCGCTGGAAAACGACCCCGCGGTCTGGAGCGTGTCCGATACGCTGGCGCCCGTGTCGCGCTACACGTTGCGCCAGTACCTCGACAGCGCCGCCGCCGACTTCCACGAGGTGCGGCAGCTGCGGCTGGTGCTGTGCGCCACCGCCACCGGTGCGGCCGTGGGCACCGTGGATATTTTCGGGTTTGAGCCCCTGCACCAGCGCGCTGGGGTGGGCATTGTGGTGCTGGCGGCCCACCGCCGCCAGGGCTACGCGCAGGCCGCTCTGCAGCTGCTGCCGCCTTATGCCCGGCAGGTGCTGCGGCTGCACCAGCTGCACTGCACCATCGCCGCCGACAATACGGCCAGCCTGGCGCTGTTTGCGGCCGCCGGTTTCCATACGGTAGGCACCCGGCAGCAGTGGCTGCGCCGCGCCGATGGCTGGCACGATGCCGTGGAAATGCAGCTTTTGCTCTGA
- a CDS encoding class I SAM-dependent methyltransferase: MYTFLTTSPWADYELIDAGNFEKLERFGQHILARPEPQAIWDPHLPASEWQRANATFTREKGSQERGQWKIKPGTPEQWLIGYERPDGLKLRFRLGMSSFKHVGLFPEQDPNWQFIYNQTRKRKAAVPRVLNLFAYTGAATLAARAAGADVTHLDSVKQVNFWARDNMEASNLDGVRWLVEDAMKYVRREVKRGSKYQGLILDPPAYGRGPNGEKWQLEDELNEMLKLCKELLDPQDHFFLVNLYSLGFSALILDNLVGEIFPDMRDKREIGEIYLHDAAARKLPLGTFCRFAT, translated from the coding sequence ATGTACACCTTCCTGACCACGAGCCCCTGGGCCGACTACGAGCTGATTGACGCCGGCAACTTCGAGAAACTGGAGCGTTTTGGCCAGCACATTCTGGCCCGGCCCGAGCCCCAGGCCATCTGGGACCCGCACCTGCCGGCTTCGGAGTGGCAGCGCGCCAACGCCACGTTCACCCGCGAAAAGGGCAGCCAGGAGCGTGGACAGTGGAAAATCAAGCCCGGTACGCCCGAGCAGTGGCTAATTGGCTACGAGCGGCCCGACGGCCTGAAGCTGCGGTTTCGGCTGGGCATGTCGTCGTTTAAGCACGTGGGGCTGTTTCCGGAGCAGGACCCCAACTGGCAGTTCATCTACAACCAGACCCGCAAGCGCAAAGCCGCCGTACCGCGCGTGCTCAACCTGTTTGCCTACACCGGCGCCGCCACGCTGGCTGCCCGCGCCGCCGGCGCCGACGTCACGCACCTCGACTCGGTGAAGCAGGTGAACTTCTGGGCCCGTGACAACATGGAAGCCTCCAACCTCGACGGCGTGCGCTGGCTGGTGGAAGACGCCATGAAATACGTGCGGCGCGAGGTGAAGCGCGGCAGCAAGTACCAGGGCCTCATCCTCGACCCGCCCGCCTACGGCCGCGGCCCCAACGGCGAAAAATGGCAGCTGGAAGACGAGCTCAACGAAATGCTCAAGCTCTGCAAGGAGCTGCTCGACCCGCAGGACCACTTCTTCCTCGTCAACCTCTACTCGCTGGGCTTCTCGGCATTGATTCTCGACAATCTGGTGGGCGAAATCTTCCCGGACATGCGCGACAAGCGCGAAATCGGGGAAATCTACCTGCACGATGCCGCCGCTCGCAAGCTGCCGCTGGGCACATTCTGCCGGTTCGCCACGTAA
- a CDS encoding Ldh family oxidoreductase, producing MTTTLSYNQLFTFAEAVFSGMGCPDADATLATETLLSADLRGVDSHGVARLIGYVRLWEAGRINATPRVGVTYETPSTAVVDGDGGLGLVVGPRAMQVAMDKARQVGTGWVSVKNSNHFGIAGYHAMLALAHDMIGVAMTNASPLVAPTYSLERLLGTNPIAVAVPAGEQPDFVLDMATTTAANGKLEIAQRKNLPIPEGWAQDAAGVGSTDANAVKNGGALLPLGGATGSHKGYGLGAVVDIFSAVLSGANYGPWVPPFVAFLQPSANPVGQGLGHFFGAMRVDAFRPADEFKAHMDNWITTFRQAQAVEGRHVLIPGDPERETSAVRLLEGIPLLEPVIRDLETVGAKFGVKL from the coding sequence ATGACCACTACCCTCTCCTACAACCAGCTCTTCACGTTTGCCGAGGCCGTTTTCAGCGGTATGGGCTGCCCCGACGCCGACGCCACTCTGGCCACCGAAACCCTGCTCTCCGCCGATTTGCGCGGGGTGGACTCGCACGGCGTGGCCCGGCTCATCGGCTACGTGCGCCTCTGGGAAGCCGGCCGCATCAACGCCACGCCCCGCGTAGGCGTCACCTACGAAACGCCCAGCACGGCCGTGGTGGACGGCGACGGGGGCCTGGGGCTGGTAGTAGGGCCGCGCGCCATGCAGGTAGCCATGGACAAGGCCCGGCAGGTGGGCACCGGCTGGGTGTCGGTGAAGAACTCCAACCACTTCGGCATAGCCGGCTACCACGCCATGCTGGCGCTGGCCCACGACATGATTGGGGTGGCCATGACCAACGCCTCGCCGCTGGTGGCGCCCACCTACTCGCTGGAACGGCTGCTGGGCACCAACCCCATTGCCGTGGCCGTGCCCGCCGGCGAGCAGCCCGATTTCGTGCTGGACATGGCCACCACCACCGCCGCCAACGGCAAGCTGGAAATCGCGCAGCGCAAAAACCTGCCGATTCCCGAAGGCTGGGCCCAGGATGCGGCCGGTGTGGGTTCCACCGATGCCAACGCCGTGAAGAACGGCGGGGCCTTGCTGCCGCTGGGTGGCGCCACTGGCTCGCACAAGGGCTACGGCCTGGGCGCGGTGGTCGATATTTTCTCGGCCGTGCTGAGCGGGGCTAACTACGGGCCCTGGGTGCCGCCGTTCGTGGCCTTCCTGCAGCCCTCGGCCAACCCCGTAGGCCAGGGTTTGGGCCACTTCTTCGGGGCGATGCGCGTGGATGCTTTCCGTCCCGCCGACGAGTTCAAGGCCCACATGGACAACTGGATTACCACCTTCCGCCAGGCCCAGGCCGTGGAGGGCCGCCACGTCCTCATCCCCGGCGACCCGGAGCGCGAAACCTCGGCCGTGCGGCTACTGGAAGGCATTCCGCTGCTGGAGCCCGTCATCCGCGACCTGGAAACCGTGGGCGCCAAGTTTGGCGTGAAGCTGTAA
- a CDS encoding glycosyltransferase family 1 protein, with the protein MPLTTPAESEVRASHSAATTTPTAAVSAFYSLPDLVCFAHLHWDFVWQRPQHLLSRFAQHGRVFYVEEAFYHADDLIEPHMEVKERQQGLKVLVVHLPHKLRADEAAADQAQFEVLSRYFDEQGVDKYLFWYYTPMALGKSRFFKPLLTVYDCMDELAAFKFAPPELREREQELFEKADLVFTGGHTLYEAKRQQHRDAHPFPSSIDKAHFGQARQAMPEPADQAGIAHPRVGFFGVVDERLDIELLGQLADAHPEWQFVIIGPVVKIDPATLPRQANVHYLGGKDYQELPAYLQGWDVATLLFADNESTKFISPTKTPEYLAAGRPVVSTPIRDVVRPYGELNLVQIADNAADFGQAIEKALTQTQDADWRQRTDDYLATISWDQTWQQMLDLMQDRLYAKVPVAPLATT; encoded by the coding sequence ATGCCGCTGACCACACCAGCGGAGTCGGAAGTACGTGCTTCTCACTCTGCCGCTACCACTACGCCCACTGCTGCCGTTTCTGCTTTCTATTCCCTGCCCGATTTAGTGTGTTTTGCGCACCTGCACTGGGATTTTGTATGGCAGCGCCCGCAGCACCTGCTCTCGCGCTTTGCCCAGCACGGCCGCGTCTTCTACGTGGAAGAAGCCTTCTATCACGCCGACGACCTCATCGAGCCGCATATGGAGGTGAAGGAGCGCCAGCAGGGCCTGAAGGTGCTGGTGGTGCATCTGCCGCACAAGTTGCGCGCCGATGAAGCTGCCGCCGACCAGGCCCAGTTTGAGGTACTGAGCCGCTATTTCGACGAGCAGGGCGTGGATAAGTACTTGTTCTGGTACTACACGCCAATGGCCCTGGGCAAGTCGCGCTTCTTCAAGCCGCTCCTGACCGTCTACGACTGCATGGACGAGCTGGCCGCCTTCAAGTTTGCGCCGCCGGAGCTGCGCGAGCGGGAGCAGGAGCTGTTCGAGAAGGCCGATCTGGTGTTCACGGGCGGCCACACGCTCTACGAAGCCAAGCGCCAGCAGCACCGCGACGCGCACCCCTTTCCCAGCAGCATCGACAAGGCCCACTTCGGCCAGGCCCGCCAGGCCATGCCCGAGCCCGCCGACCAGGCCGGCATTGCGCACCCGCGCGTTGGCTTCTTTGGCGTGGTGGATGAGCGCCTGGACATTGAATTGCTGGGCCAGCTGGCCGATGCGCACCCCGAGTGGCAGTTTGTCATTATCGGGCCCGTGGTGAAGATTGACCCGGCCACGCTGCCGCGGCAGGCCAACGTGCACTACCTCGGCGGCAAAGACTACCAGGAGCTGCCCGCCTACCTGCAGGGCTGGGACGTAGCCACCCTGCTCTTCGCCGACAACGAAAGCACCAAGTTCATTTCGCCTACCAAAACGCCCGAGTACTTGGCTGCCGGCCGCCCCGTGGTCAGCACGCCCATCCGCGACGTGGTGCGCCCTTATGGCGAGCTGAACCTCGTGCAGATTGCCGACAACGCCGCTGATTTCGGCCAAGCCATCGAAAAGGCCCTGACTCAGACCCAGGACGCCGACTGGCGCCAGCGCACCGACGACTACCTCGCCACCATTTCCTGGGACCAGACCTGGCAGCAGATGCTGGATTTGATGCAGGACCGCCTGTACGCCAAAGTACCCGTTGCCCCGCTCGCTACTACCTGA
- a CDS encoding Ppx/GppA phosphatase family protein, whose translation MSVHHPLHRRLALIDMGTNTFHLLIVELPEARHAQPVTLLRTKVGVRLGEGGISKGQIAPEPYARALHTLAGFKEEMELHQVTDVRATATSAMRVTSNGPELVKDIFEQTGIQVEVIAGDREAELICAGVRRAVPLGPEKHLIMDIGGGSVEFIIADESQIFWKQSFEIGAQRLLDKFFPDPSGVFPPEAVAAEKAYFQQVLAPLAAAVAEFRPVGMVGASGSFDSLADMHLGCLRAEADLPPSTDLPLESFHRSQQQLLSLPHEQRKALPGILPMRADMLVVAVVLIDYVLELTGLTHLRTSAYALKEGLLAEMLAS comes from the coding sequence ATGTCCGTTCATCATCCTCTGCACCGCCGGCTGGCCCTTATCGACATGGGCACCAACACGTTCCACCTGCTGATTGTGGAGCTGCCCGAGGCGCGCCACGCGCAGCCCGTTACGCTGCTGCGCACCAAGGTGGGCGTGCGGCTGGGCGAAGGTGGCATCAGCAAGGGCCAGATTGCGCCCGAGCCCTACGCGCGGGCCCTGCACACGCTGGCCGGCTTCAAGGAGGAAATGGAGCTGCACCAGGTAACGGACGTGCGCGCCACCGCCACCAGCGCCATGCGCGTCACCAGCAACGGCCCCGAGCTGGTGAAGGACATCTTCGAGCAGACCGGCATTCAGGTGGAAGTCATTGCCGGCGACCGGGAGGCCGAGCTGATCTGCGCTGGCGTGCGCCGGGCCGTGCCGCTGGGCCCGGAAAAGCACCTAATTATGGACATCGGCGGCGGCTCGGTGGAGTTCATCATTGCCGATGAAAGCCAAATCTTCTGGAAGCAGAGCTTTGAAATCGGGGCCCAGCGTCTGCTCGATAAGTTCTTCCCCGACCCCAGCGGCGTATTCCCGCCCGAGGCCGTAGCGGCCGAAAAAGCGTATTTCCAGCAGGTGCTGGCCCCGCTGGCCGCCGCCGTGGCCGAGTTCCGGCCGGTGGGCATGGTGGGCGCGTCCGGCTCGTTCGACAGCCTGGCCGACATGCACCTGGGTTGCCTGCGCGCCGAAGCCGACCTGCCGCCGTCCACAGATCTGCCGTTGGAGAGCTTCCACCGCAGCCAGCAGCAGCTGCTGAGCCTCCCGCACGAGCAGCGCAAGGCCCTGCCCGGCATCCTGCCCATGCGCGCCGACATGCTGGTGGTGGCCGTGGTGCTGATTGATTACGTGCTGGAGCTGACCGGCCTCACGCACCTGCGCACCTCGGCCTACGCCCTCAAGGAAGGCCTGCTGGCTGAAATGCTGGCGTCGTAG
- a CDS encoding murein L,D-transpeptidase catalytic domain family protein, whose amino-acid sequence MRTEPGIWGKKWRQLAVAAIGLGVAGCNVSASDSNAAAPNASQLGPAPTDTATPITTPLPDSLALTPVAPLPALPDSVRQAVQLLHKQLGPEAADLRPEVLERACVGYLALRQEGRIQQGGVLAVADMDLPSSEKRLWVLDLRQGRVLYRSHVAHGRGSGRLRARRFSNTIKSACTALGFYRTQDTYGGSHGLSRRLRGLDKGQNDNALRRYVVLHAADYVSRQHLQRHGQVGYSRGCPALPPDQYRAIIQSLPEGSCLLLAGPGLESKWLDGTAAAARQLAARGWR is encoded by the coding sequence ATGCGTACGGAGCCTGGAATTTGGGGGAAGAAGTGGCGGCAGCTGGCCGTAGCAGCCATCGGGTTGGGGGTGGCCGGCTGCAACGTGTCGGCCTCCGACAGCAACGCTGCCGCGCCGAATGCCAGCCAGCTGGGGCCAGCTCCCACCGATACGGCTACCCCCATAACTACCCCGCTGCCCGATTCGCTGGCCCTCACGCCCGTGGCGCCGCTGCCCGCCCTGCCCGATTCGGTGCGCCAGGCGGTGCAGCTGCTGCACAAGCAACTGGGCCCCGAGGCCGCCGATTTGCGGCCTGAAGTGCTGGAACGCGCCTGTGTCGGCTACCTCGCACTGCGCCAAGAGGGCCGCATCCAGCAGGGCGGCGTGCTGGCCGTAGCCGACATGGATTTGCCTTCTTCGGAAAAGCGCCTGTGGGTGCTGGATCTGCGGCAGGGCCGGGTGCTGTACCGCAGCCACGTCGCGCACGGCCGGGGCTCGGGCAGGCTGCGGGCTCGGCGCTTCTCCAACACCATCAAGTCGGCGTGTACGGCGCTGGGCTTCTACCGCACCCAAGACACCTACGGCGGCAGCCACGGCCTCTCACGCCGCCTGCGCGGCCTCGACAAAGGCCAGAACGACAACGCCCTGCGCCGCTACGTCGTCCTCCACGCCGCCGATTACGTGAGCCGCCAGCATCTGCAGCGCCACGGCCAGGTTGGCTACAGCCGCGGCTGCCCCGCCCTGCCCCCCGACCAGTACCGCGCCATCATCCAGAGCCTGCCCGAAGGTTCCTGCCTACTGCTCGCCGGCCCCGGTCTGGAATCGAAGTGGCTGGATGGCACCGCCGCTGCCGCCCGGCAGCTAGCGGCGCGGGGCTGGCGGTAA
- a CDS encoding alpha-amylase family glycosyl hydrolase — MLNCTNAWWRKLTLAAAALLVLGGQPAKAQKVVLQGYWWDYWNTNYPNGWANYIALLAPRLKAMGIDAVWLPPSIKNGNQGNGYSPFDNYDLGDKYQKGFTATRLGNKDELLRAVAVLHANGIEVVQDIVLNHNDGAGSQTGGGGQDPAAWEDGSTSKYKNFRYVSYSKPATDETAANYLARNGRFPKNWQNFNPNPGNNSTSGDQNQILFGPDISYYSGSYGQSSNATFNPAQGTDYMRTNQRNWLVWYKKQEGFDGVRLDAVKHFPEFAMEDFLYNMQSNAGWANGGATMYAVGEWVGGSGQMDSWVAAVQNRAGTFDFSLRNALYSIVSGGGNFDIGSLPTYQQGTRVVQINGQFVHRTVPFVNNHDTFRPQVSATGNYTGWNTGSELAPHIDPFDPRLSAAYAAALAVDGSPQIFFEDLFNIGSTGKRYSHQPTSTVELPQRSDIENLIWCHQNLRFKDGAYKVRWQAQDHLVIERSTKAIIGINDNFSTWQNSTVSCDFAPGTVLKDYSGANGTATVTVSGSQTVSINTPPCNGTATGGRRGYSVWAPVGIGTNYVRAAMATTQEWELADDLGDSHASSLKQGGQLPASSTAYRTAGRIYVESGKAVTYNLFPTDATRSLTVELVSGTSTIVSSKTGTGTLTGTYTPTATGWLTLRAKNASTSNPAQRAFIKATYTAPAVLTSTALRETGVLSTANARTPLAGADLTVYPNPTAANRIDMVLQSPTDVTATLRLTDLMGRLVHEQKVRLYPGSTEQRLRIERALPAGVYQLNVPELGLSRKVAVQ; from the coding sequence ATGCTCAATTGTACAAATGCCTGGTGGCGCAAGCTCACCCTGGCGGCCGCTGCCTTATTAGTGCTGGGCGGCCAACCCGCCAAAGCCCAAAAAGTAGTCCTGCAGGGCTACTGGTGGGACTACTGGAACACCAACTACCCCAACGGCTGGGCTAATTACATTGCCCTGCTGGCCCCACGCCTGAAAGCCATGGGCATTGATGCCGTGTGGCTCCCGCCGAGCATCAAGAATGGCAACCAGGGCAACGGCTACTCGCCCTTCGACAACTACGATCTGGGCGATAAGTACCAGAAAGGCTTCACCGCCACCCGCCTCGGCAACAAGGATGAGCTGCTACGCGCCGTGGCCGTGCTGCACGCCAACGGCATCGAGGTGGTGCAGGACATCGTGCTCAACCACAACGACGGGGCCGGCTCACAAACCGGCGGCGGCGGACAGGATCCGGCCGCCTGGGAAGATGGCTCGACCAGCAAGTACAAGAACTTCCGGTACGTGAGCTACAGCAAGCCCGCCACCGACGAAACCGCCGCCAACTACCTGGCCCGCAACGGCCGCTTCCCCAAAAACTGGCAGAACTTCAACCCCAACCCCGGCAACAACTCCACCTCCGGCGACCAGAACCAGATTCTGTTTGGGCCCGATATCAGCTACTACAGTGGCTCTTACGGCCAGAGCTCCAACGCCACCTTCAACCCCGCGCAGGGTACCGACTACATGCGCACCAACCAGCGCAACTGGCTGGTGTGGTACAAGAAGCAGGAAGGCTTTGATGGCGTGCGTCTGGACGCCGTGAAGCACTTTCCGGAGTTTGCCATGGAGGATTTCCTCTACAATATGCAGAGCAACGCCGGCTGGGCCAATGGCGGCGCCACCATGTACGCCGTGGGCGAATGGGTGGGCGGCAGCGGCCAGATGGACAGCTGGGTGGCCGCCGTGCAGAACCGCGCCGGCACCTTCGACTTTTCGCTGCGCAACGCGCTGTACAGCATCGTAAGCGGGGGCGGCAACTTCGATATTGGCTCGTTGCCGACTTACCAGCAGGGCACGCGGGTGGTGCAGATCAACGGACAGTTCGTGCACCGCACGGTACCGTTTGTGAACAACCACGACACGTTCCGGCCCCAGGTAAGCGCCACCGGCAATTACACTGGCTGGAACACCGGCTCGGAGTTGGCCCCCCACATCGACCCGTTCGACCCGCGCCTCTCGGCCGCGTATGCCGCCGCGCTGGCCGTGGATGGCTCGCCGCAGATTTTCTTCGAGGATTTGTTCAACATCGGCAGCACGGGCAAGCGCTACTCGCATCAGCCCACCAGCACCGTGGAACTGCCCCAGCGCTCCGACATCGAAAACCTGATCTGGTGCCACCAGAACCTGCGTTTCAAGGACGGTGCCTACAAAGTGCGCTGGCAGGCCCAAGACCACCTGGTCATCGAGCGGAGCACCAAGGCCATCATCGGCATCAACGACAACTTCTCGACCTGGCAGAACAGCACGGTTTCGTGTGATTTCGCGCCCGGCACCGTGCTCAAGGACTACTCCGGCGCCAACGGCACCGCTACCGTGACGGTAAGCGGCTCACAGACGGTGAGCATCAACACACCGCCCTGCAACGGCACGGCCACCGGCGGCCGGCGTGGCTACTCGGTGTGGGCGCCCGTGGGCATTGGCACCAACTACGTGCGCGCCGCCATGGCGACCACCCAGGAATGGGAGCTGGCCGACGACCTAGGCGACTCGCACGCCTCGTCCTTGAAGCAGGGCGGGCAGCTGCCGGCCTCGTCCACGGCCTACCGCACGGCGGGCCGCATCTACGTAGAATCGGGCAAGGCCGTCACCTATAACCTGTTCCCAACGGATGCCACCCGCAGCCTCACGGTAGAGCTGGTGAGCGGCACGAGCACCATCGTGAGCAGCAAAACCGGCACCGGTACCCTCACGGGCACCTACACGCCCACCGCTACCGGCTGGCTGACGCTGCGCGCCAAAAACGCTTCCACCTCCAACCCGGCCCAGCGCGCCTTTATCAAGGCCACCTACACCGCTCCGGCCGTCCTCACCAGCACGGCCCTGCGCGAAACCGGCGTGCTGTCCACGGCCAACGCCCGCACCCCGCTGGCCGGCGCCGACCTGACGGTGTACCCCAACCCCACCGCCGCCAACCGCATCGACATGGTGCTGCAGTCGCCGACGGACGTGACGGCCACGCTGCGCCTGACGGACCTGATGGGCCGCCTCGTGCATGAGCAGAAAGTGCGCCTCTACCCCGGCTCCACCGAGCAGCGCCTCCGCATCGAGCGGGCGTTGCCGGCCGGTGTCTACCAGCTGAACGTGCCGGAACTCGGCCTGAGCCGCAAAGTTGCGGTGCAGTAA